From the genome of Fusarium oxysporum f. sp. lycopersici 4287 chromosome 3, whole genome shotgun sequence, one region includes:
- a CDS encoding hypothetical protein (At least one base has a quality score < 10), which yields MDDNLPHDGRSGLISRLGKVSIAVLMSSFVVCLGCLTFLAFLWGANTNNAVWRSIVLAGWTTRSITITSLVLRWATAAQAATCTSMLAAILLQRGAVPLPAAAAVSIIRFDNTGPWSLLGKMGAEWHHRSISIGLLATLLTFTTLSLQFTSTVLLSQVGIASLPVATSVPQTYYGTDTYGPAYGPQGGVHSFFDTTPARYPAFAEWISNATISDTTAQHGEFAPSSAPGIIDTGTVVRAFLPFKDDERSRLIEYHGFGTVVDTRVVCVRPRLTNIVFSTDNDNPGYYAFRITGLADVEQKPLGFLRLPDDDGSKNNSLSFDCGFTTDADPETYGWPLALCELEQILGIYSVMDSKGFQVVPGPSYLLINATLTNYVTNLDGSDVWESITLKANDTSESLSLQFTLCMTAFKAQQLEINATRPASFPPEPTVLWNTSTATYNTKDVLRQFGAGTSRDSTARRGIFDLASRSWQWREQPILLAEGDDFDEVWSGFFSTTAAIWVISPNPWYRGLVNEAQYSIFTHMARSTANPALALQAYFTTLCAICYYERIIMFDTAAPSSRVSLVQVTRPLGWTAFIIVVSVVMLHLLLVLLAILIFRRAGNLSRIQNAWASISQLLGPTTESWIRDADTVDDKTVKSWLKDRGLSKTLVRVEHVQSRVQLVEKDKVS from the exons ATGGACGACAATCTTCCTCATGACGGCCGCTCGGGGCTTATATCGCGTCTCGGTAAAGTCTCAATCGCTGTGCTAATGTCCTCGTTCGTGGTCTGTTTGGGGTGTTTGACTTTTCTTGCATTCTTATGGGGGGCCAACACAAATAATGCTGTCTGGCGGAGCATTGTCCTTGCTGGGTGGACGACGCGGTCTATCACCATTACGTCCCTTGTTCTAAGATGGGCTACAGCTGCCCAAGCGGCAACATGCACGTCTATGCTTGCAGCAATCTTGCTCCAGAGGGGCGCGGTCCCGCTGCCTGCCGCAGCTGCTGTATCTATCATCAGGTTTGACAATACAGGCCCTTGGTCGCTCCTGGGCAAGATGGGAGCAGAGTGGCACCATAGGTCTATCTCGATAGGCTTGCTGGCTACGCTGCTTACCTTCACGACATTATCCTTGCAATTCACATCGACAGTTTTACTGTCGCAAGTCGGTATAGCTTCTCTCCCTGTTGCGACCTCTGTCCCGCAGACATACTATGGCACAGATACGTATGGGCCTGCGTATGGTCCCCAGGGAGGGGTTCATTCGTTCTTTGATACGACACCTGCGAGATATCCTGCCTTCGCTGAATGGATTTCCAATGCAACAATCTCGGACACAACTGCTCAGCACGGAGAATTCGCTCCTAGCAGTGCACCCGGCATAATAGACACTGGAACCGTCGTGCGAGCCTTCCTTCCATTCAAGGACGATGAGCGCAGCCGATTAATAGAGTATCATGGATTCGGCACTGTCGTGGACACGAGGGTCGTTTGTGTGCGTCCAAGGCTTACAAACATTGTGTTCTCCACCGACAATGATAACCCCGGCTACTATGCTTTCCGCATAACCGGCCTAGCAGACGTCGAGCAGAAGCCGTTGGGCTTTCTTCGGCTACCAGACGATGACGGAAGCAAAAATAACTCGCTGTCTTTTGATTGCGGATTTACTACAGATGCAGACCCAGAGACGTATGGATGGCCGCTCGCTCTGTGTGAACTCGAACAGATTTTAG GAATTTATTCGGTTATGGATTCGAAAGGGTTTCAGGTGGTACCGGGtccatcttaccttctcatcaatgcaACATTGACTAATTACGTGACTAATTTGGATGGCTCCGACGTATGGGAATCTATTACACTCAAAGCAAACGATACTTCAGAGTCTCTGAGCCTACAATTCACACTTTGCATGACTGCATTCAAGGCACAACAATTGGAGATCAACGCGACAAGACCTGCATCATTTCCTCCAGAGCCTACCGTACTCTGGAACACCTCAACAGCTACTTACAATACCAAGGATGTTCTGCGGCAATTCGGCGCTGGGACATCAAGAGACTCAACCGCGAGACGTGGCATCTTCGATCTCGCATCTCGTTCATGGCAATGGCGTGAGCAACCGATACTATTGGCTGAAGgcgatgactttgatgaggTTTGGTCGGGCTTTTTTTCGACCACTGCCGCTATTTGGGTCATCAGCCCCAACCCTTGGTACCGGGGCCTGGTGAATGAAGCTCAATACTCAATTTTCACTCATATGGCAAGATCCACAGCAAATCCTGCGCTTGCGCTGCAAGCCTACTTTACGACCTTATGCGCAATTTGCTACTACGAGCGGATCATCATGTTTGATACAGCCGCGCCATCATCACGAGTATCTTTGGTCCAAGTGACTCGACCACTGGGCTGGACTGCCTTTATTATCGTGGTCAGCGTAGTAATGTTGCATCTTCTCCTAGTCCTGCTGGCGATCTTGATATTTCGCCGCGCCGGAAACCTTAGCCGGATTCAAAACGCGTGGGCCTCCATCTCGCAGCTCCTTGGGCCCACCACAGAAAGTTGGATTAGGGATGCAGATACGGTTGACGATAAGACGGTTAAGTCGTGGCTCAAAGATCGTGGTCTGAGCAAAACATTGGTTCGGGTTGAGCATGTTCAGAGTCGCGTGCAGCTTGTTGAAAAGGATAAAGTCTCGTAG